Part of the Candidatus Angelobacter sp. genome, CGGAAATGGATCGCTCTGATACAACAATGTGCCGGGCGCGGGCGCGCTGCCGGGACCATCGTTCGCATAAAACCGGATGATGGCGGAGGTGCCGTTGGTCGAAGGCACGTCGCTGAAATACTCCGTGCCGAACTGAATGACATTGCGTCCGGTACCGGCGAGGTGCAGTTCGTCGCCATACTCCGCGGTCGAGGGGAAATACGTTGGCTGGCTGTTGGTGGACCCGATGTCCTGGTAGACAAGTTCGGCCTGGCCGGCCCATACGCAACAGCCTCCGAAAACCGCCGCGGCAATCCGAAATGTCTTTCGTCCGGTCATCTGGCGGGCGAACGATACGAAGCCCGGAGGACGCGAGGCCAGTTCTTTCGCGCTGGCGGCAACGTCCATGCTCGACACTCCTGCGGGCCCGAATTAAGGTCGCGGCGCGTCTGGTGCCCGGAAATGACCTCCGTCAAGAAACTTCTTTGCGAGTTGATCGCGCTGCCCAGCGTGAATCCCGCGTTTCTGCCGGCGGGCGACCCGCGCGCGGGCGAACAACGCGTTGCGGATTTTCTGGCCGCCACCGCGGCGCGCGCCGGGCTGGAGGTGGAGTTTCAGGAAGTGTTCCCCGGCCGCTCCAACGTGCTGGCCCGCCTCGCGCCCGCCGGAAGGACCCGTCAACGGGTTGTCCTCGCGCCACACCTGGACACTGTGGGCGGCGAATCGCCGGAACTTTTCCAACCGCGCGAAAAGGGCGGACGGCTCCACGGCCGCGGCGCCTGTGACACGAAGGGCAGCGTTGCCGCCATGCTGGCGGCGTTGACCGGGCTCACAAGCTCGCCGCAACGGCCGAAACAAACCGAGATCGTCTTCGCCGGCCTCGCAGATGAGGAGAACGGGCAGGGCGGCTCGCGCGCGCTGGTCGCGAAAGGCCTCCGGGCCGATCTCGCCATCGTTGGCGAACCGACGCGGTTGCACGTGGTGACGGCGCACAAGGGCGATTTGTGGCTCCAACTGGAAACGCGCGGCAAAGCGGCGCACGGTTCGCGGCCCGAGCTGGGCCGGAACGCGGTGCATGAAATGGCCCGCATCGTTGATTTGCTGGAGACCACCTACGCCGCGGCGTTGCGCAGGCGCGAACATCCGCTGCTCGGTCACCCGACGGTCAGCGTCGGCGCGATCGCCGGCGGCTCGCAGCCGAATATTGTTCCGGACCGGTGCCGCATCAGCATCGACCGGCGCACGGTGCCGCGGGAAACAGAGTCCGGCGTGCGGCGCGAGATTCAGGCGCTGCTCAAAAAACACCGGCTCAACGCCAGGCTCCTTAACATCCGCAACGCGCCGTGTCCGGCCCTGGAAACGGACCCGAAACGGCCGCTGGTGCAGCAGTTCCTCGAGAGCGCCCGTCAGACGCGGCCCGCCGGCGTTGACTACTTCTGCGACGCGGCGGTGCTGGCCGGCGGCGGCGTTCCAGCCGTGGTCTTCGGCCCCGGCGACATTGCGCAGGCGCACACGGCGGACGAATGGATTTCGCTGAGCGAACTGGACGCGGCCGCCGCCCTGCTGTTTTCCTTCCTTCAGTCACTGCCATGAGCGAAACGCTGCCGTCGGTGACCGTTGTCATTCCCGCG contains:
- a CDS encoding M20 family metallopeptidase; the protein is MTSVKKLLCELIALPSVNPAFLPAGDPRAGEQRVADFLAATAARAGLEVEFQEVFPGRSNVLARLAPAGRTRQRVVLAPHLDTVGGESPELFQPREKGGRLHGRGACDTKGSVAAMLAALTGLTSSPQRPKQTEIVFAGLADEENGQGGSRALVAKGLRADLAIVGEPTRLHVVTAHKGDLWLQLETRGKAAHGSRPELGRNAVHEMARIVDLLETTYAAALRRREHPLLGHPTVSVGAIAGGSQPNIVPDRCRISIDRRTVPRETESGVRREIQALLKKHRLNARLLNIRNAPCPALETDPKRPLVQQFLESARQTRPAGVDYFCDAAVLAGGGVPAVVFGPGDIAQAHTADEWISLSELDAAAALLFSFLQSLP